TCTCTTTTCGGGAACCTTTATCGGGCCTACTTCTCAAGCACCGCGAGTGGATGAGGGGCGGTTGGAAAATCTTTATGAACTCGAGATTGCCTTTTCACAAATTCCTGAAGATGGTGAGGTGCCGTTTTGGTTGACAGATCGATTATTCCGTCATATGCTCACAGACATCACCGGTAATACCCATAGAAGTGAATTTTGTATCGATAAACTCTACTCTCCTGATTCTTCGAGTGGACGTCTGGGGATTTTAGAGCTTCGGGCATTTGATATGCCACCACACCAACAAATGGCACTATTACAAATGCTACTCGTGCGCACCCTTGTTTCCCTATTTTGGCGCAAACCTTACAAACACAAATTGGTGCGTTGGGGAACACAGCTTCATGATAAATTTTTGTTGAAGCATTATGTCCAAGAAGATATCAGAGATATTGTTGAATTTTTAAATAATGAGGGTTATCCTTTTAGGTTGGATTGGTTTGATCCATTTTTTGAATTTCGCTTTCCGCTTTATGGTATGGCAACGGTTGAGAATTTTCATCTTGAACTTTGCGCTGCTATTGAGCCGTGGCATGTTTTAGGCGAGGAGAGCTCCTCACAGGGGACTTCACGATATGTGGATTCCTCTTTAGAGCGGGTTCAGGTCAAAGTGAATCATTTTATACCTGAGCGTTATGTTCTGACGTGTAATTCTATCGTTGTACCGCTGAGTCCGACGGGAGTTGAGGGGGAATATGTCGCCGGTGTGAAATACAAAGCATGGCAGCCATGGTCCGCCTTGCATCCGACTATTGGTGTAGATACCCCATTGGTTTTTGATGTGGTGGATAAATGGAATCAACGATCAATTGGTGGGATGAGTTACCATGTTGCCCACCCCGGTGGACGTACGTATGAGACTTTTCCTGTGAATTCGTATGAAGCAGAATCAAGAAGAATCAATCGTTTTTGGGATTTTAATCATACTCAAGGTGAGGTAGAATATGTCTCTTCTGCTGTGGTACAACAAAGTCTTGTGGATGTCAATGGCGCCAAAAGAGCGGTGGTGACAACAGAAACACCTCACAATCAAGAGAAAAAACGTTTCTATTTTCAAGAAGTCGCACAAAGTTTGGAATATCCCAATACATTAGATTTAAGAAGAAAGTGGGCCAAACAGTAGATGTCGATTTTTAAGGAGTACCATCAAACATCATCGATGAATGAGATGTATGATCACGAACATAATATCAATGAACATTGGCGCGCCATATCTGAAGATATTGAGCGTGCCGGTATGGATGTGTTAAAAGAGAAACAAAATGATATTAATTGGTACCTTGAAGACAACGGCGTGACCTTTAATATTCACAATAGCACAGATATTGCCAATAAACGCACTTGGAATATGGATCCGATTCCTTTTGTGATAGCAAATCAGGAGTGGGAAGAGATTAAAATAGGGCTCAAGCAAAGAGCGAAACTTTTCAATCTTATCTTTAAAGATTTGTATGCCCAACAGCGATTGATTAAAGAAAATATCATTCCTGCTGAGGTGATTTTCACGCATCAAGGCTATGCTAGTGAAGTTTTTGATTTTGGGTTTAAAGAGGACTTTCTTCTCTATTTTTATGCTGTCGATATGGCGCGAGGACCGGATGGGAAAATGTGGGTTATAAGTGATAAAACCCAAGCACCATCGGGTCTGGGATATGCGATTGAGAACCGATCCACGATGAATACGATTAGTAAAGATCTCTATCCTGATATTTTTACTAAAAAGCTCTATCCTTTTATTGAATCATATAAAAATTTACTGCATCAATTGAGTGGTGGTGATATCTCAACCGCAGCGCTTTTGACTTCAGGTCCTCATAATGAAACCTATTTTGAACACTCCTATCTAAGCTCAGTTTTGGAGATTAATCTAGTACAAGGCAATGATTTATTATGTAAAAATGGTTCAGTTTGGCTGAAGAGTCTAAGTGGACTTAAGAAGATTAATACCATTTTGCGACGGATGGATGATCGCTATTGTGATCCTTTAGAATTGAAAAATGATTCTAAACTCGGCGTGGCGGGTTTAACTGAAGCCATGCGTCAAAATAGTGTGAATATGATTAATCCTATCGGTAGTGCCATTTTGGAAAATGTGGGACTCAACCCCTTTATGGAAAAAATTTGTGAATATTTCTTGGGGGAAAAGCTTATCTTGCCTCAGATTGCTACTTGGTGGTGTGGTCAGAAAAAAGAGCTGGATTTTGTTCTGAAAAATTTGGATCATTTGATAATCAAAAAGATTGATAAAACCGATGCAATAAAGATCTATTTTGGAAGAAAACTCTCATCTGAAGAACGCGCGCATTTGTCTGATTTATTGATAGAAAATCCACATAAATATGTCGCACAAGAGGAGATTAGTTTCTCTTGTGTGCCTTATCTCACTCCCGAAAAGATTGAATCTAGAAAAGCAGTCGTGCGGGCATTTTGCCTCAAAGAAGAGGAAGATTACAGCGTTATGGATGGGGGATTGGTTCGAGTTTCTGCCAGTCAAGATCCTCTGATGGTCTCCTCTCAACAAGGAGGAACGAGTAAAGATTTGTGGATTTTAGGCGATGCGAGTGATGACATCAAAATTCCCAATCTTTTACCGTATTCTCGCTATGTGGAAACTTCGATTGATAATATTTCAACCCCTAAGGCAGAAAATTTATTTTGGTTGGGGCGCTATCTCTCCCGTTCTATCGCCACGACACGATTGATTAATCATCTTATTAAAAAAATTATCAATTTTTACCGGGATGAAGTGAGCACGCCAAAAGAGTCTCAATGGGTTTTACAAAATGCACTGACGCATATGACGATGACCTATCCTGGGTTTTTGGATGAACAAAATAAATACAATTTACAGCGTTTTCCTATGGGGGAAATCGTCTCGGTAATCAAAGAGGCAACCCGTACTGGGTCTTTGGCCTTTACCTTTTCGATGCTTGCTAATACCAATTTGAATTTAAAAGATTTATTGGCGTTTGAGTCGTCTAAATTGTTTGATAAGATGGCAAAAGAGTGGTATGAATTTATCAATAGAAAAGGGGATTCTACCTTGATTATTGCGCATGAGTTGGATAAATTTTTTATCTACTTAGTCGCGTACAAAGAGTTTGTGAGAGAGAGTATTTTTAAAGAACAAGGGTTGATTCTCTATGATATTGGCTACAAGATTGAAGCGGCCATGCTACTGATCTCCAAGGCTCGCTCTTTGTTGTGTCAGAAATTTGATCGGATTGTCTCTCATGATGTTTTGGAAGGCATGTTGCATTCGGTGGAGAGTTTTAATGCTTATCGTGCGATTTATCGCAGTTCATTGACACTCGAACATGTGGTTGATTTTCTGATTTTAAGCCCGCAATTTCCAAAATCTTTGACGTTTATCACTACAGATTTGTTGCAAGATTTTACCCTCTTGCCCAAGGCAAAAACTGCGACGATGGAATATGAAAAATCCATGCTCCAAGCACAAGAATTGCTTCAAAATCTCGATGTGCAAACTTTGATAGCACTCCATGGCAATGATGGTATTTATACCCATCTAGATCACGCATTGCATCAACTCTCAGAATTTTATATACAGTGTTCAGATGCCTTTTCAAATACCTATTTTTCACATTATGATGAGCAATAATGATTTATAACATTTATCACAAAACAACTTTTGATTACCAAGGGATGGTGAGTTTTAGCCACAATATTGCACGATTAAAACCCAAAGATACGCCATTTCAAAAACGCCATTCTTATGCTTTTGAAGTCAATCCTGCGGTTTATGAATCTAGAGAATTTATCGATATTTTTGGCAATACCAATACCCATATTTTGGTACGAGAACCACACCATTCTTTGAGTGTGACGGGGATTTCGACGGTTGAGGTTTTTGAGAAACAAATTGAAGACAA
This genomic window from Sulfurospirillum sp. 1612 contains:
- a CDS encoding circularly permuted type 2 ATP-grasp protein, which encodes MNEMYDHEHNINEHWRAISEDIERAGMDVLKEKQNDINWYLEDNGVTFNIHNSTDIANKRTWNMDPIPFVIANQEWEEIKIGLKQRAKLFNLIFKDLYAQQRLIKENIIPAEVIFTHQGYASEVFDFGFKEDFLLYFYAVDMARGPDGKMWVISDKTQAPSGLGYAIENRSTMNTISKDLYPDIFTKKLYPFIESYKNLLHQLSGGDISTAALLTSGPHNETYFEHSYLSSVLEINLVQGNDLLCKNGSVWLKSLSGLKKINTILRRMDDRYCDPLELKNDSKLGVAGLTEAMRQNSVNMINPIGSAILENVGLNPFMEKICEYFLGEKLILPQIATWWCGQKKELDFVLKNLDHLIIKKIDKTDAIKIYFGRKLSSEERAHLSDLLIENPHKYVAQEEISFSCVPYLTPEKIESRKAVVRAFCLKEEEDYSVMDGGLVRVSASQDPLMVSSQQGGTSKDLWILGDASDDIKIPNLLPYSRYVETSIDNISTPKAENLFWLGRYLSRSIATTRLINHLIKKIINFYRDEVSTPKESQWVLQNALTHMTMTYPGFLDEQNKYNLQRFPMGEIVSVIKEATRTGSLAFTFSMLANTNLNLKDLLAFESSKLFDKMAKEWYEFINRKGDSTLIIAHELDKFFIYLVAYKEFVRESIFKEQGLILYDIGYKIEAAMLLISKARSLLCQKFDRIVSHDVLEGMLHSVESFNAYRAIYRSSLTLEHVVDFLILSPQFPKSLTFITTDLLQDFTLLPKAKTATMEYEKSMLQAQELLQNLDVQTLIALHGNDGIYTHLDHALHQLSEFYIQCSDAFSNTYFSHYDEQ